In Acidimicrobiales bacterium, one genomic interval encodes:
- a CDS encoding MDR family MFS transporter → MTATLDAPVVNANGYTKRQILFIMSGLMLGLLLASLDQTIVSTALPTISRDFHRLDLYSWVVTAYLLTSTASTPLYGKIGDQFGRKRIFQIAIVIFLIGSALSGLAQNMYQLIIFRGVQGVGAGGLITLTLAIIGDVIPPVDRGRYQGYFGAVFGVSSVIGPLIGGFLVDQASWRWVFYVNLPVGAVALIVINRVLQLDHVSRRSRVDVLGALLIVTGVSFLLVGVQNAGSAAKVTASSVLFGIVGIALIGVFVWWERRAAEPIVDLGLFRIKVFTVSNVLGFITGMVMFGALLFLPLYFQTVRKISPTFSGLRLLPMLAGMLSMSILGGRLVSRTGRYRWSVIAGTAILAVGIGMMSLIRVDTAEWIIALMLLIIGTGLGLFMQVLVLVVQNAVPRENLGAGTAAVTFFRTLGGAIGAAVLGAVLVLQEKTHGAHYVHVYGRVEGPLQSFTHAMDTAFRYAFPVAVIAFLLSFLLQEVKLRGSSAFTKTPAVESLG, encoded by the coding sequence ATGACCGCCACGCTCGATGCACCGGTAGTCAACGCCAACGGCTACACGAAGCGCCAGATCCTTTTCATCATGTCCGGGCTCATGCTCGGACTGCTCCTCGCTTCGCTCGACCAGACGATCGTGTCGACCGCACTGCCGACGATCAGCAGGGACTTCCACCGGCTGGACCTGTACAGCTGGGTGGTTACCGCTTACCTGCTGACCTCGACTGCCAGCACACCGCTGTACGGGAAGATCGGCGACCAATTCGGGCGCAAGCGCATATTCCAGATCGCGATCGTGATCTTCCTGATCGGGAGCGCGCTTTCGGGGCTCGCCCAGAACATGTACCAGCTGATCATCTTTCGTGGCGTTCAGGGCGTGGGCGCGGGAGGGCTCATTACCCTCACGCTGGCGATCATCGGCGACGTCATCCCGCCGGTAGACCGCGGCCGGTACCAGGGATACTTCGGCGCGGTGTTCGGTGTCTCGAGCGTGATCGGACCACTGATCGGTGGTTTCCTCGTTGACCAGGCGTCGTGGCGTTGGGTCTTCTACGTCAACCTACCTGTGGGTGCCGTTGCCCTGATCGTGATCAACCGGGTGCTTCAGCTGGACCATGTGTCCCGGAGGTCGCGGGTCGATGTACTGGGCGCGCTGCTGATCGTCACCGGAGTCTCGTTCTTACTGGTCGGCGTGCAAAACGCCGGCTCGGCGGCCAAGGTGACCGCATCGTCCGTCCTTTTCGGCATCGTCGGCATCGCGCTCATCGGAGTGTTCGTGTGGTGGGAGAGGCGAGCAGCCGAGCCGATCGTGGATCTAGGCCTCTTCAGGATCAAAGTGTTTACGGTCTCCAACGTGCTGGGATTCATCACCGGAATGGTGATGTTCGGAGCGCTGCTGTTCCTGCCTCTCTACTTCCAGACCGTCCGGAAGATCAGCCCGACCTTCTCGGGGTTGCGGCTTCTTCCGATGCTCGCCGGGATGTTGTCGATGTCGATACTTGGCGGCCGGCTTGTCTCGCGCACCGGCCGCTACCGGTGGTCGGTCATAGCCGGCACGGCGATCCTGGCGGTGGGGATCGGCATGATGAGTCTGATCAGGGTCGACACCGCTGAATGGATCATCGCGCTGATGCTCCTCATCATCGGAACCGGGCTCGGCCTGTTCATGCAGGTGCTTGTTCTGGTCGTCCAGAATGCCGTACCACGAGAGAACCTCGGTGCCGGCACGGCCGCGGTGACGTTCTTCCGCACCCTGGGCGGAGCAATAGGAGCTGCTGTTCTCGGCGCGGTGCTGGTTCTTCAAGAGAAGACCCACGGTGCCCACTACGTCCATGTATACGGAAGGGTAGAGGGACCGCTGCAGTCCTTCACCCACGCCATGGACACAGCCTTCAGATATGCGTTCCCTGTGGCGGTGATCGCCTTCTTGTTGTCGTTCCTGCTGCAGGAAGTGAAGCTGCGGGGCAGCAGCGCCTTTACCAAAACGCCGGCCGTCGAGAGCCTGGGCTGA
- a CDS encoding alkaline phosphatase family protein, giving the protein MIVASRAAAGRTGAVAVLASVGLVACGSSFSHPAAGPTTAASGTTPSTQAVPGLPPTTTPAPVTPCGFLQTARANYRHVVWIWMENHSYGSVIGSPSAPFENKLAGECGLATNYHNVTHPSLPNYIAGTSGLPIGSVAQFVSDCSPSSSCRAGPSVPSIFSQVASWKAYEESMPTACDRASAGEYAVRHNPPPYFVALTGTCPSNDVPFTSFRDDLAGATLPAFSFITPNLIDDTHDGSVADGDRWLNTTVGEIVGSSAFRSGTVALFITWDEGEGGSSNNCAANATAVGCHVATIVVSPTTAPGTKSAALFNHYSLLRTAEDLLGVPATGQAASAASMESAFGL; this is encoded by the coding sequence TTGATCGTCGCTTCGAGGGCTGCGGCCGGTCGAACCGGTGCTGTTGCCGTCTTGGCTTCAGTGGGCCTGGTCGCGTGCGGAAGCTCATTCTCCCACCCGGCCGCAGGACCGACCACCGCCGCCTCTGGCACAACTCCGTCGACGCAGGCCGTCCCAGGCCTGCCCCCTACCACGACGCCGGCGCCCGTGACCCCTTGTGGTTTCCTGCAGACCGCAAGGGCGAATTACCGGCACGTGGTGTGGATATGGATGGAGAACCACTCCTACGGCAGCGTCATCGGGTCGCCCTCCGCGCCGTTCGAGAACAAGCTCGCCGGCGAGTGCGGGTTGGCCACCAACTACCACAACGTCACCCACCCGAGCCTGCCCAACTACATAGCGGGAACATCGGGCCTGCCGATCGGATCGGTCGCTCAGTTTGTATCCGATTGCAGCCCGAGTTCGTCGTGTAGAGCTGGCCCTTCCGTTCCGAGCATCTTCTCCCAGGTCGCAAGCTGGAAGGCCTACGAGGAGTCGATGCCCACCGCATGTGACCGCGCCAGCGCGGGCGAGTATGCGGTCCGGCACAATCCTCCTCCGTATTTCGTGGCGTTGACGGGGACGTGCCCGTCCAACGATGTTCCATTCACTTCGTTTCGTGATGACCTCGCCGGCGCAACGTTGCCGGCCTTCTCGTTCATCACCCCGAACCTCATCGACGACACCCATGACGGCTCGGTCGCCGACGGTGACAGATGGCTGAACACGACCGTGGGCGAGATCGTCGGCAGCTCGGCCTTCCGGTCGGGGACCGTCGCCCTCTTCATCACATGGGACGAGGGTGAAGGTGGCAGTTCCAACAACTGTGCGGCCAACGCGACCGCCGTTGGGTGCCACGTCGCAACAATTGTGGTCAGCCCGACCACCGCGCCCGGAACGAAAAGCGCGGCCCTGTTCAACCACTACTCGTTGCTTCGCACCGCCGAAGACCTGCTTGGTGTTCCCGCGACCGGCCAGGCCGCGTCGGCGGCCTCGATGGAATCAGCCTTCGGGTTATAA
- a CDS encoding TetR family transcriptional regulator, whose protein sequence is MAAVDLSPPTHRERKKQATRRAIHAAALQLVERHGLAGATIEAISEQAGVAPRTFWSYFTSKEEAVLDHDPERPERLRLALLSRPFGEDALTSVQAVLEEDIVSRATDRAVSIRIAELVRREPELRAAVSATFDQVGQALVTAVAERTGQNPERDVYPGLLVGSACVACRVAFLRWTGLPGRPGLRTLLGEAFHQLAAGLSGPLPRESRR, encoded by the coding sequence ATGGCCGCGGTCGACCTGTCTCCCCCCACCCACCGCGAACGCAAGAAGCAGGCCACCCGCCGAGCCATCCACGCCGCGGCCCTGCAGCTCGTGGAGCGCCACGGGCTTGCCGGCGCGACCATCGAGGCGATCAGCGAACAAGCGGGGGTGGCGCCCCGGACCTTCTGGTCCTATTTCACCTCCAAGGAGGAGGCGGTTCTGGACCACGATCCCGAGCGTCCCGAGAGGCTGCGGCTGGCGCTTCTCAGCCGCCCTTTCGGAGAGGACGCTTTGACATCGGTTCAGGCTGTTCTGGAGGAGGATATCGTCAGCCGGGCAACGGACCGCGCAGTGTCGATTCGCATCGCGGAGCTGGTGCGACGCGAGCCGGAGCTGAGGGCCGCGGTGAGCGCCACTTTCGACCAGGTCGGGCAGGCGTTGGTGACCGCCGTTGCGGAGCGCACGGGCCAGAACCCTGAGCGCGACGTCTACCCCGGCCTCCTCGTTGGATCGGCTTGCGTCGCCTGCCGCGTTGCGTTCCTGCGCTGGACGGGCCTCCCCGGCCGGCCAGGCCTTCGGACGCTGCTCGGCGAGGCTTTCCACCAGCTGGCCGCCGGCCTTTCGGGTCCTCTCCCGAGAGAATCTCGTCGATGA
- a CDS encoding FAD-dependent oxidoreductase, which yields MAANWDRECDVLVVGSGGGALAGALIAATRGLRTVVIEKTDQFGGTTAYSGGGLWIPLSPANERAGVPDSPELLEEYLDATVGTDRRELRDVYLSAGPTVIEELEQNPWLEFEWRAFPDYFCEKPGALPDGRSIYALNFDAKGHEKVIEHLRQPLPPAKGGWIEPFPYMFGGRAFLARLLVALSQTDAALERETALESLIVEDDVVTGAVATTASGPVRIRARRGVLLAAGGFERDSKMRHRYQPPLGADWTLGAPGNTGGPLRAAIEAGASVELLDECWWAPGLALPDGTVSFRLFERGKPGGIMVNGAGERFANESLPYDRLGRAMLDGHRSGVSHIPCWFVVDQAHVDKYGFATGKPGEPIGAEWLESATVLTGDTLEEMAERIGVPVGGLSKTLDEFNQDARRGKDSRFGRGETAFDRFFGDPKHEPNPNLGPLESPPFYAWKVLPADLGTKGGVRCDPKGRALREDGTVLPGLYAAGNTMASWTNRCYPGPGSPIGSCVVFSVLAVRDMADKSGSPGA from the coding sequence ATGGCAGCTAATTGGGACCGGGAGTGCGACGTTCTCGTAGTTGGGTCGGGAGGCGGCGCGCTGGCCGGCGCCCTCATCGCGGCGACCCGCGGGCTTCGAACGGTCGTGATCGAGAAAACCGACCAGTTCGGCGGGACCACCGCCTACTCCGGGGGCGGCCTGTGGATCCCGCTGAGCCCGGCGAACGAGCGGGCGGGAGTGCCGGACTCGCCGGAACTGCTAGAGGAGTATCTGGACGCCACGGTCGGCACCGACCGCCGAGAGCTTCGCGACGTGTACCTCTCTGCGGGTCCGACGGTGATCGAGGAACTCGAACAAAATCCGTGGCTCGAGTTCGAGTGGCGTGCGTTCCCCGACTACTTCTGCGAGAAGCCGGGCGCGCTGCCGGACGGACGCTCCATCTACGCACTCAACTTCGATGCCAAAGGCCACGAGAAGGTGATCGAGCACCTGCGCCAGCCGCTACCCCCTGCGAAGGGAGGCTGGATCGAGCCCTTCCCGTACATGTTCGGCGGGCGGGCGTTTCTCGCCCGGCTCCTTGTTGCCCTGTCGCAGACCGACGCGGCTCTCGAGAGGGAGACGGCTCTCGAGTCACTTATCGTCGAAGACGACGTCGTCACGGGTGCGGTTGCGACGACCGCATCGGGGCCGGTCCGAATACGAGCCCGGCGCGGGGTCCTGCTGGCGGCCGGGGGGTTCGAAAGGGACTCCAAGATGCGCCACCGCTACCAGCCGCCGCTCGGAGCCGACTGGACCCTCGGCGCGCCCGGGAACACCGGCGGCCCGTTGCGAGCGGCGATCGAGGCGGGCGCGTCGGTAGAGCTTCTCGACGAGTGCTGGTGGGCCCCCGGCTTGGCGTTGCCCGATGGCACCGTGTCGTTCCGGCTGTTCGAGAGAGGCAAGCCGGGCGGGATCATGGTCAACGGAGCCGGCGAGCGTTTCGCCAACGAGTCCCTGCCGTACGACCGTCTAGGGCGGGCCATGCTCGACGGTCACCGAAGCGGCGTATCACACATCCCGTGCTGGTTCGTCGTGGACCAGGCGCACGTCGACAAGTACGGCTTTGCTACAGGCAAGCCGGGAGAGCCCATCGGCGCAGAATGGCTCGAGAGCGCAACGGTCCTCACCGGCGACACCCTCGAAGAAATGGCCGAGCGGATCGGTGTGCCGGTCGGCGGCCTGTCGAAGACGCTCGACGAGTTCAACCAGGATGCGCGGCGGGGGAAGGACTCCCGCTTCGGTCGGGGCGAGACCGCTTTCGACCGCTTCTTCGGTGACCCCAAGCACGAACCGAACCCCAATCTGGGCCCGCTCGAGTCGCCGCCGTTCTACGCGTGGAAGGTTCTGCCTGCCGACCTGGGCACCAAGGGTGGGGTCCGTTGCGATCCCAAGGGCCGCGCACTGCGCGAAGACGGAACGGTCCTGCCCGGGTTGTACGCGGCTGGTAACACCATGGCCTCGTGGACCAACCGGTGCTATCCAGGGCCGGGGTCACCGATCGGATCGTGCGTGGTGTTCTCCGTCCTAGCGGTGCGCGACATGGCTGATAAATCCGGGAGTCCCGGAGCCTGA